The following are from one region of the Carnobacterium gallinarum DSM 4847 genome:
- a CDS encoding WxL domain-containing protein gives MKTRKLITSSVVLSAILVSVSIPTGLAFAATTASTKADVELTAGTGSGGAGPLNLDKAPAFNFGSQEIATTLKTYNADGDVPLTVSDIRGTGEGWTVNAKITTFASTDRTLTGAEFILPAVVPTSPEGNSPKPDDTKATTLNATDQQVFGAKKDTGLGQWKAKYDKAELKIPSGNYAGKYSATIEWTLLAQPAV, from the coding sequence ATGAAAACAAGAAAGTTAATTACTTCTAGTGTAGTTTTATCTGCCATATTAGTATCAGTATCAATTCCAACAGGTTTAGCTTTTGCAGCTACTACAGCTTCGACTAAAGCAGATGTTGAATTAACAGCAGGCACAGGAAGTGGTGGTGCAGGACCGTTGAATTTGGATAAGGCACCTGCATTTAATTTTGGGAGTCAAGAAATTGCAACGACTTTAAAAACGTATAATGCAGATGGTGATGTTCCCTTAACTGTTTCAGATATTCGTGGAACAGGTGAAGGCTGGACAGTTAACGCTAAAATTACTACTTTTGCAAGTACAGATCGCACATTAACTGGTGCTGAATTTATTCTTCCAGCAGTAGTGCCTACCTCACCAGAGGGAAATAGCCCGAAACCAGATGATACAAAAGCAACAACATTGAATGCAACAGATCAACAAGTTTTTGGTGCTAAAAAAGATACAGGTTTAGGGCAATGGAAAGCAAAATATGATAAAGCCGAGTTGAAAATCCCAAGTGGAAACTATGCTGGAAAATATTCGGCTACGATTGAATGGACTTTATTAGCACAACCAGCTGTATAA
- a CDS encoding WxL domain-containing protein, translating to MSKFKAISLITLGSVLVLGTATTALAAPDPATSTNKIEFESGAATPTDPLDPTNPDNTGTKPVDPSDPNNNGTGNNGPLSIDFVSNIDFGTKKVSPKTEVYNALNENPYVQVTDTTGEGKGWTLTAAASTFADSTGNKVLKGAELSFLNGQVKTVSTNVSDAPVANQSLVFSNTDSKEVLKADVNAGKGSWVNVWSGTKDNNSNVTLKVLAGSAEKAAYTSKVTWTLVAGPTAP from the coding sequence ATGTCAAAATTCAAAGCAATCAGTTTAATCACTTTAGGTTCGGTATTAGTATTAGGAACAGCAACAACAGCATTAGCAGCTCCAGATCCAGCAACATCTACAAACAAGATTGAATTTGAAAGTGGTGCAGCAACACCAACAGATCCATTAGATCCTACTAATCCAGATAACACTGGTACTAAACCAGTAGATCCATCAGATCCAAACAACAACGGAACTGGAAATAACGGTCCACTATCAATTGACTTTGTGTCAAACATTGACTTTGGTACGAAAAAAGTTTCACCAAAAACAGAAGTTTACAATGCACTAAATGAAAATCCTTACGTCCAAGTAACGGATACAACAGGTGAAGGTAAAGGGTGGACATTAACTGCAGCAGCAAGTACTTTTGCTGATTCAACTGGTAACAAAGTATTAAAAGGTGCTGAATTATCTTTCTTAAACGGACAAGTTAAAACAGTTTCTACAAACGTTTCAGATGCACCAGTTGCAAACCAATCATTAGTATTCTCAAATACAGATTCTAAAGAAGTTTTAAAAGCAGATGTTAATGCTGGTAAAGGTAGTTGGGTTAATGTTTGGTCTGGAACAAAAGACAATAATTCTAATGTAACATTAAAAGTATTAGCAGGTTCTGCAGAGAAAGCAGCGTACACTTCTAAAGTAACATGGACATTAGTTGCAGGTCCAACTGCACCATAA
- a CDS encoding LPXTG cell wall anchor domain-containing protein produces MKKVKSMSFVVCLVFILLLAGAVTSSVSAIAAGPSVAEQNIGITFEDDSSQDDSSDPNVLQPDLGGNNENRPNGNGNSQFPQTGEQKTFLYSLIGFWILVILFGIILINKQRREQLKQ; encoded by the coding sequence ATGAAAAAAGTAAAATCAATGAGTTTTGTTGTATGTCTAGTCTTTATTCTATTGTTAGCAGGAGCAGTTACTTCTTCTGTGTCAGCAATAGCTGCCGGGCCTAGCGTTGCGGAACAAAATATTGGTATCACTTTCGAAGACGATTCTAGCCAAGACGATTCTTCTGATCCAAACGTATTACAACCCGATTTGGGAGGGAATAATGAAAATAGGCCCAATGGGAATGGTAATTCACAATTTCCACAAACCGGAGAACAAAAAACGTTTCTTTACAGTTTAATTGGATTTTGGATTTTAGTGATTCTATTCGGAATCATTTTAATTAATAAACAAAGAAGGGAGCAACTAAAACAATGA
- a CDS encoding helix-turn-helix domain-containing protein, translating into MILNSREVGKLALLKFLIQQDGFVCKEVIFAKFDISLSTLKRYVSSLNEDLQDIKEFNQMKIIDKRGSYCFDNTTPFNGYYVIKKMNLGYHLNSLNFQLFQKIFSSSIRHISDLAETLSISMPYVYKLLLEANQFLAPFYIKIEYSKNIDKIFISGSSKNIRLFETYFFWNVNQGIEWPFENITLDEVYQCFNEDEIKTIFSVSASKQSKFLYSLAVIHHIYPSTRKELVLEEPFLNTLAVFKSVQDLSLPLVRLLNTSYPTIDDPKKMKNETLFFNLTCRVFSSYRDTEEVQEKIGKKLFRLNNELIYYCKELIAALFIEFPELKKNLDYNEIKFKLMYFFSLYFANILYIHFDSSSMRDFIPGNQESQTIDSPIFIKGKNFFDNFIAQHPFTDSDKISDSHLNLAYKLIHSFLSQLEKTHLTVYIQFSKNMFGESYIHSQLYKLFGKESIVVVDNIKNADIVISDFYEQRYKDENYFHFDDVENKDSWNKLFSFVHKHQLSSFY; encoded by the coding sequence ATGATTTTAAATAGCAGAGAAGTCGGGAAATTGGCTTTGTTAAAGTTTTTAATCCAGCAAGATGGATTTGTCTGCAAAGAAGTAATTTTCGCTAAATTTGATATTTCTTTATCAACATTGAAACGATATGTTTCCTCTTTAAATGAAGATCTCCAAGATATTAAAGAATTTAATCAAATGAAAATTATTGATAAACGTGGGAGTTATTGTTTTGATAACACGACCCCCTTTAATGGATATTATGTAATAAAAAAAATGAATTTAGGTTATCATTTAAACTCATTAAATTTTCAGTTATTTCAAAAGATATTTTCCTCTTCAATACGACATATCTCTGATCTAGCTGAAACCTTATCGATTAGCATGCCTTATGTCTACAAATTATTATTAGAAGCTAACCAATTTTTGGCACCATTTTACATTAAAATTGAGTACTCCAAGAATATTGATAAAATTTTTATCTCAGGCAGTTCTAAAAATATTCGCTTGTTTGAAACATATTTTTTCTGGAATGTGAATCAGGGAATTGAGTGGCCATTTGAAAATATAACCCTTGATGAAGTCTATCAATGCTTTAATGAAGATGAAATAAAAACTATATTTTCAGTTTCTGCTTCAAAGCAATCAAAGTTTTTGTACTCCCTAGCTGTTATTCACCACATTTATCCTTCTACACGAAAGGAACTAGTTTTAGAGGAGCCTTTCCTCAATACATTAGCTGTTTTTAAATCAGTTCAAGATTTATCTCTTCCGTTAGTACGATTATTAAATACTAGCTACCCCACCATTGATGATCCTAAAAAAATGAAAAATGAAACACTTTTCTTCAATCTTACTTGCCGTGTCTTTAGCTCTTATCGAGATACAGAAGAAGTTCAAGAAAAGATTGGTAAAAAGCTATTTCGCTTAAATAATGAATTAATCTATTATTGTAAAGAATTGATTGCTGCTTTATTTATCGAATTTCCCGAGTTAAAAAAGAATTTAGATTATAATGAAATAAAGTTTAAATTAATGTATTTCTTTTCATTGTATTTCGCCAACATTCTGTATATTCACTTCGATTCTTCTAGCATGCGTGATTTTATCCCAGGCAATCAAGAATCACAAACCATTGATTCACCTATTTTCATCAAAGGAAAAAACTTTTTCGATAATTTTATTGCACAACATCCTTTTACAGACAGTGATAAAATTTCAGATTCTCATTTAAACTTAGCTTATAAATTGATTCACTCTTTCCTTTCTCAACTAGAGAAAACTCATTTAACAGTTTATATCCAGTTTTCAAAAAATATGTTTGGAGAATCTTATATTCATAGTCAACTTTATAAACTATTTGGCAAAGAAAGCATTGTTGTTGTCGATAATATTAAAAATGCGGACATCGTGATTTCAGATTTCTACGAACAACGCTATAAAGATGAAAATTACTTCCACTTTGATGATGTTGAAAACAAAGATAGCTGGAACAAATTATTCAGTTTTGTTCACAAACATCAGTTGAGTTCCTTCTATTAA
- a CDS encoding L-type lectin-domain containing protein: protein MGKKSWLIGVASMVFMLGIGTTTVEATNEISPPDNIDLRTVFITPNNSTSVVTNANRGSILELTRPNRSGGVWSKEADKLDLYSDFEASMYIYFGNDGKDTGDGLAFVLQNDPGGNSALKTSFPSQLGIWESPFIGGGFAMMNSFAIEIDTFYDEYFDRGQYDPGGGGNPARKENHIAWNFPNVASSYVVNGPNRTLIHQNRAYPGGLSTDKWYPFTVKWSASRRQITYQFGDLAPVVAPISNPTAIFGTNRVFWGITGSSMKGNQIYRIAFDKLPGAVKAGARTTITRKSTNENIAGKVVDSGETLTYRLDANFISGIKNWEGIVAEMKLSKAVEFVPGSLRGKLAVGGEVPLSNDLVKDGFLKAPIGTLSGNSRIAYVYFDVVVKSNPETNDVTESSKFLGTNHIEASNEVSYKISQNQPPSLTLVNENTVQEISSNTNYDVTGTWKDPDGINGTIYYLVNGKEVGKSDETSSGINQDTPYSFTIPAAELKLDSENELEVYVVDKNTMKSQSKSLKIKVLASIPVITLDLASTTIPITDDFDYEITGTWKESDSPWVDLYYSVGQNPPVQFATNVPNSDPKGQFIKYKTSIPNTQFTLGANLVSVYAKNSDGRLSKSETLTLDVSGSLKFTNVSPKISYELTEIPKNKVTVKRNNDWDIRVKDTRNSGSQWHVTVGLSKEFTNQNKQTLTNGLFYKTATSTETFLKEGESIVAFSKTTTDVQEVSINWPDKEGLLMQVNPEDYIGNYQGILEWTLTSGSP, encoded by the coding sequence GTGGGAAAAAAAAGTTGGTTAATTGGAGTAGCGAGCATGGTTTTTATGTTGGGCATAGGAACGACTACAGTCGAAGCTACAAATGAAATTTCACCACCTGACAATATTGATTTAAGGACAGTTTTTATAACACCAAATAATTCTACAAGTGTAGTCACTAATGCAAATCGTGGCAGTATTCTTGAACTAACTAGACCAAATAGAAGTGGCGGAGTTTGGTCAAAAGAAGCAGATAAACTAGATTTATATAGCGATTTTGAAGCATCGATGTATATTTATTTTGGAAATGATGGGAAGGATACTGGTGATGGGCTAGCTTTTGTCCTACAAAATGATCCAGGAGGTAACAGTGCATTAAAGACTAGTTTTCCGTCACAATTAGGTATTTGGGAATCTCCTTTTATTGGTGGAGGCTTTGCTATGATGAACAGTTTTGCCATTGAAATTGACACATTTTACGATGAATACTTTGATAGAGGTCAATATGATCCAGGAGGAGGAGGGAACCCAGCTAGAAAAGAGAATCATATCGCTTGGAATTTTCCAAATGTGGCGTCATCCTATGTGGTTAACGGCCCAAATAGAACGTTAATACACCAAAACCGCGCTTATCCAGGCGGACTATCTACTGATAAGTGGTATCCATTCACCGTAAAATGGTCAGCTAGTAGAAGGCAAATTACTTATCAGTTTGGTGATTTAGCTCCTGTGGTTGCGCCTATTTCTAATCCAACTGCCATATTTGGAACCAATCGGGTTTTTTGGGGAATTACAGGTAGTTCTATGAAAGGAAATCAAATCTATCGGATTGCTTTTGATAAATTGCCGGGTGCGGTAAAAGCAGGAGCTAGGACAACGATTACGCGAAAAAGTACTAATGAGAATATTGCTGGAAAGGTTGTAGATTCTGGTGAAACGCTAACCTATCGTTTAGATGCAAATTTTATTTCTGGAATAAAAAACTGGGAAGGTATCGTTGCAGAAATGAAATTATCTAAGGCTGTTGAATTTGTGCCAGGAAGTCTAAGAGGGAAATTAGCCGTTGGAGGAGAAGTTCCTCTTAGTAATGATTTAGTGAAAGATGGTTTCTTAAAAGCACCAATTGGTACCTTATCAGGGAATAGTAGGATTGCGTATGTTTATTTTGATGTCGTTGTAAAATCGAATCCTGAAACTAATGATGTAACTGAAAGTAGTAAATTTTTAGGAACGAATCATATAGAAGCAAGCAATGAGGTGTCGTATAAAATTAGTCAAAATCAACCTCCAAGCTTAACTTTAGTCAATGAAAATACGGTTCAAGAAATTTCTTCAAATACGAATTATGACGTAACAGGAACATGGAAAGATCCTGACGGTATCAATGGAACTATTTATTATCTAGTGAATGGCAAGGAAGTTGGAAAAAGTGATGAGACCAGCTCTGGAATCAATCAAGATACCCCTTATAGTTTTACAATTCCAGCGGCGGAACTTAAACTAGATAGTGAAAATGAACTAGAAGTTTATGTTGTCGATAAAAATACTATGAAGTCCCAAAGTAAATCGCTTAAAATTAAAGTTTTAGCATCTATACCTGTTATAACGCTTGATTTAGCAAGTACAACTATTCCAATAACTGATGATTTTGATTATGAAATAACAGGGACATGGAAAGAAAGTGATAGTCCATGGGTTGATTTATATTATAGTGTAGGTCAGAATCCTCCAGTACAATTTGCGACAAACGTTCCTAATTCTGATCCTAAAGGTCAATTCATTAAGTACAAAACAAGTATCCCTAATACTCAATTCACATTGGGGGCTAATCTAGTTTCTGTTTATGCAAAAAATTCCGATGGACGGCTATCAAAAAGTGAAACTCTGACCTTAGATGTATCCGGTAGTTTAAAATTCACGAACGTTTCTCCTAAGATTAGTTATGAACTAACCGAAATTCCGAAAAATAAAGTGACAGTCAAACGGAATAATGATTGGGACATTCGAGTGAAAGATACCCGTAATTCAGGAAGTCAATGGCATGTAACCGTGGGATTAAGCAAAGAATTTACCAATCAAAATAAGCAAACTTTGACAAATGGCTTGTTTTACAAAACAGCGACATCTACAGAAACATTTTTAAAAGAGGGTGAGTCTATTGTAGCATTTTCAAAGACAACAACAGATGTTCAAGAGGTTTCAATTAATTGGCCTGATAAGGAAGGGTTACTGATGCAAGTGAATCCTGAAGACTATATTGGGAACTATCAAGGCATTTTAGAGTGGACGTTAACTAGCGGTTCCCCTTGA
- a CDS encoding L-type lectin-domain containing protein, which yields MKTNQIMGVIGACLIFLTGAVSVEAANEGSPPPNIELENIFQIPTNSASSVLEINGGNVVQLTPAEQRKNGAIWSTDKNKMNLLKDFEASMYLYFGNQGTSAADGMAFVMQNDARGPGTIISGDGSQLGVWDAPKPNTWGYGIEKSFAIEFDTHYNGGNGFDSPVEDRDHIAWNFPGVRDKNATYEDHYLWPGTVSKRKLIHNGIAYPSGELSSDKWYPFNIKWSASAKTITYQFDNLAPVTAPIPNPQAIFGSDEVYWGFTGSTGDNVEMNRVAFEKVPGLVNATAKTTITNQKDESVAGKVVSRGEKLTYRIDASYISGKQDWKEVIANMELSEAVDYVEGTLYGKSTGGIEVILDDSLFNEGSLEVELGTLTTTEPLAYLYFDAVVKSNTEITEVAESSVFSGKNHIENSNKVTYQISQNQAPNLTLDNENTLQTVGTNTNYEVTGTWKDPDETVTSLRYVVNGNEIGTSQETSASANQETAYTYWIPAEFLKPGIENTLEVYAVDQEGLESQHQSLKVRVLSTPKLTLNSAGTTVNLENGLGYELTGTWQDSDSPWVHLYYVLDGAPPVQFAKEVPNSTPKDQVISYQKMIESTELTLGLHTISVYAEDSEGQQSNSETLSIDVTGNLQFTNIPTAVSYETTKIPSEPTVVSRNNDWDIRVKDTRAVGSEWHVLVTMKQAFVDQSQHQLADSLFYKTGTSKVLLKEGVAVEAFSKKTTNTQEVPVEWSEDNGLLMDIQPSAYTGDYQGILEWTLMDTP from the coding sequence ATGAAAACGAATCAAATAATGGGTGTAATAGGAGCATGTTTAATCTTTCTTACAGGAGCTGTTTCAGTTGAAGCGGCAAATGAAGGATCTCCTCCTCCTAATATTGAACTTGAAAATATTTTTCAAATTCCAACCAATTCTGCCAGTTCCGTTCTGGAGATAAATGGTGGCAATGTTGTTCAGTTAACGCCAGCAGAGCAAAGAAAAAATGGTGCAATTTGGTCAACAGATAAAAATAAAATGAATTTATTAAAAGATTTTGAAGCTTCCATGTATCTTTACTTTGGCAATCAAGGAACGAGTGCTGCGGATGGTATGGCATTTGTGATGCAAAATGATGCCCGTGGTCCAGGGACTATTATTTCTGGAGATGGCTCACAATTAGGCGTTTGGGATGCACCAAAACCAAATACTTGGGGTTATGGCATTGAAAAAAGTTTTGCGATTGAATTTGATACTCATTATAACGGTGGAAATGGTTTTGATTCTCCCGTTGAAGATCGAGATCATATTGCTTGGAATTTTCCAGGAGTACGAGATAAGAATGCAACCTACGAAGATCATTATTTATGGCCTGGCACAGTCAGCAAAAGAAAATTAATTCATAATGGGATAGCGTACCCCTCAGGTGAACTATCTTCAGATAAGTGGTATCCATTTAATATAAAATGGTCAGCTAGTGCTAAAACAATCACGTATCAATTTGATAATCTAGCTCCAGTAACGGCCCCTATCCCTAATCCACAAGCTATTTTTGGTAGCGATGAAGTATATTGGGGATTTACAGGTTCGACAGGTGATAATGTTGAAATGAATCGTGTTGCCTTTGAAAAAGTTCCGGGACTAGTTAATGCGACTGCCAAAACAACTATTACCAATCAAAAAGATGAAAGCGTCGCAGGAAAAGTGGTGAGTAGAGGTGAAAAGTTAACTTACCGGATAGATGCATCTTACATCTCGGGAAAGCAGGACTGGAAAGAAGTTATTGCGAATATGGAACTATCAGAGGCTGTTGATTACGTCGAGGGAACTTTATATGGAAAATCAACTGGTGGTATCGAAGTTATTCTGGATGATTCCTTATTTAATGAAGGTTCATTAGAGGTTGAGCTAGGCACATTAACAACTACGGAACCTCTAGCTTATCTTTACTTTGACGCAGTAGTAAAATCAAATACTGAAATTACTGAAGTTGCAGAGAGTAGTGTCTTTTCTGGGAAGAATCACATTGAAAATAGTAACAAAGTAACGTATCAGATTAGCCAAAATCAAGCACCAAACCTAACTTTGGACAATGAAAATACACTTCAAACAGTTGGGACAAATACAAATTATGAAGTAACGGGAACATGGAAAGATCCTGATGAAACAGTGACTAGCTTACGTTACGTAGTTAATGGAAATGAAATTGGAACAAGTCAAGAAACAAGTGCTTCAGCCAATCAAGAGACTGCATATACCTACTGGATTCCTGCTGAATTCTTGAAGCCGGGGATTGAAAATACACTTGAAGTTTATGCGGTAGATCAAGAGGGGTTGGAATCGCAACATCAATCTCTTAAAGTCAGGGTTTTAAGTACTCCAAAGTTAACCCTTAATTCAGCAGGTACAACAGTGAATCTAGAAAATGGTTTAGGATATGAATTAACTGGAACATGGCAGGATAGCGATAGTCCATGGGTTCATTTATATTACGTACTAGATGGCGCTCCACCTGTGCAGTTTGCTAAAGAAGTTCCAAACTCGACTCCTAAAGATCAAGTTATCAGCTATCAAAAAATGATAGAAAGCACTGAATTAACCCTTGGTTTGCATACGATTAGTGTGTATGCAGAAGATTCTGAAGGGCAACAGTCTAATAGTGAAACTCTCTCGATAGATGTGACGGGGAACTTACAATTTACCAACATCCCTACTGCAGTTAGCTATGAGACAACTAAAATACCTAGTGAACCTACAGTGGTGTCTCGTAATAACGATTGGGATATTCGAGTGAAGGATACTCGAGCTGTAGGTAGTGAATGGCATGTATTGGTTACAATGAAACAAGCTTTTGTAGATCAAAGCCAACATCAATTGGCAGATAGCTTGTTTTATAAAACTGGAACATCGAAGGTATTGTTAAAAGAAGGCGTAGCGGTAGAGGCTTTTTCTAAAAAAACAACGAATACTCAAGAAGTACCAGTTGAATGGTCTGAAGATAATGGGCTTTTAATGGATATTCAGCCATCTGCTTATACTGGGGATTATCAAGGGATATTAGAATGGACTTTAATGGATACTCCTTAA
- a CDS encoding DUF916 and DUF3324 domain-containing protein → MKKRFLFVLIPLFFLFVLATEASANSVDFGVKPVIPENQQDKNKSYFDLRMSPGEKRSVSLTLSNLSDKETVVAIQPNTAMTNRNGVIDYKSSDKAKDSTLPLNISDIITGEKEVTLKPKESRNITYEITMPEKPFDGMILGGFYMKKISKEPAPATDKNVQIKNEYSYVVAVAITQNDAKIDSELKLNDIKPGLENYRTVVTANIQNIKPKLEGKMSVKANVTKKGSSEILHTTEKESMSMAPNSNFDFPISWNNQELKAGVYTLNLNVTTSGGQWKFSKDFEIKAAESNKLNNSAVELDKDYTTIFIIIGSLLVVTILLLLVLIFIFRKKRTDKENQATEQKRPNKKVV, encoded by the coding sequence ATGAAAAAAAGATTCTTATTTGTTCTGATCCCTCTATTTTTTCTATTTGTTTTAGCTACAGAGGCTAGTGCGAATTCGGTAGATTTCGGTGTGAAACCTGTAATTCCAGAAAATCAACAGGATAAAAACAAATCCTATTTTGATTTACGAATGAGTCCTGGAGAAAAGCGTAGTGTTTCTCTTACACTTTCAAATTTATCAGATAAAGAAACAGTAGTGGCGATTCAACCAAATACTGCAATGACCAACAGAAATGGGGTTATTGATTATAAAAGTTCTGATAAAGCGAAAGATTCTACTTTACCGCTGAACATTTCGGACATCATTACTGGTGAAAAGGAAGTTACACTGAAACCCAAGGAATCTAGAAATATAACTTATGAGATTACAATGCCTGAGAAGCCTTTTGACGGGATGATATTGGGTGGTTTTTATATGAAAAAAATATCGAAAGAACCAGCTCCAGCAACAGATAAAAATGTTCAGATAAAAAATGAATATTCTTATGTGGTTGCAGTCGCTATAACTCAAAATGATGCAAAAATAGATTCAGAGTTAAAATTAAATGACATCAAGCCTGGTTTAGAGAATTATCGGACGGTTGTCACAGCCAATATTCAAAATATTAAACCTAAGCTAGAAGGTAAGATGTCAGTGAAGGCCAATGTTACGAAGAAAGGCAGCTCAGAAATTTTGCATACAACTGAAAAAGAGTCGATGAGCATGGCACCCAATTCCAATTTTGATTTTCCAATTAGTTGGAATAACCAAGAATTGAAAGCTGGGGTTTATACATTGAATTTAAATGTAACGACTTCTGGTGGACAATGGAAATTTTCAAAAGATTTTGAAATCAAGGCTGCAGAATCAAATAAGTTAAATAATAGTGCAGTAGAATTAGATAAAGACTATACAACCATCTTTATTATTATTGGCAGTTTATTAGTTGTCACAATTCTATTACTCCTTGTTCTTATCTTTATCTTTAGAAAAAAACGGACAGACAAAGAAAATCAAGCAACAGAGCAAAAACGCCCTAACAAAAAGGTGGTGTAA